A stretch of Longimicrobium sp. DNA encodes these proteins:
- a CDS encoding oxidative damage protection protein codes for MADVTCARCGQTKPGLAFAPFNNELGKRIHAEICNDCWQTWLGRQTALINHYGLNLRDPEARQFLMKNTEEFLFGTGDTEQVDTSKQGTIQW; via the coding sequence ATGGCCGACGTTACCTGCGCCCGCTGCGGGCAGACCAAGCCGGGGCTCGCCTTCGCCCCGTTCAACAACGAGCTGGGCAAGCGCATCCATGCCGAGATCTGCAACGACTGCTGGCAGACCTGGCTGGGCCGCCAGACGGCGCTGATCAACCACTACGGGCTGAACCTGCGCGACCCCGAGGCGCGCCAGTTCCTGATGAAGAACACCGAGGAGTTCCTCTTCGGCACCGGCGACACCGAGCAGGTCGACACCAGCAAGCAGGGCACCATCCAGTGGTGA